The Sabethes cyaneus chromosome 1, idSabCyanKW18_F2, whole genome shotgun sequence DNA segment aagaaccttccctggccccaaaaacctctatatgcaaattttcacgctgatcggttcagtagttttcgattctataaggaatatacggacagacagacagacagaaatccatttttataggtatagataaagcaaagcaaagttaaGCTTAAGTTTTACATTCCGATATAAAActttgatcttctgtttttcttGCAGCCAATTGAAAAATCACAGGACAATCACGAGGTTAGTGCTAGGATCTTATGAACTTTTGGagtctctcccagtcgagattcgaacatgcgactaCTGGCTTGTTAGTTCAACCTTCCACACGATTGTGAGGAacatgctgctcgagccacagatgctgatacctgttAGCCCAGTGTtgtacctcgaggtcaactgggaggctgaGGATCATGGACGTAGCAAAACGAGGGATTCAACCCCCCTAAGGCAAATTTATTATCGGCACTgtcaagttaatttttttttgctattgacTTTCTCAAATAACTCCTATCTATCGCTTAAAATGTTAATGTTATGTAAACGCAGCAAGCGTTGACGTGCAATAATATTTATGATGACATCAAGGTGACATGAAATTTCGGCAAGAATAAAACATTTTGATTTGGCATTCGCCCAAGGAGGTCTACGATATCGTCTCACCTCGCCGTAAATTGTTCCTCCTAGAACTAAATAAAAACCCTTCCAGTGGTAATCCGGCTTACATTCATATCGTTGTTTAGAAGAAATTCGCAAAAGCTGCGCATTTGATTCTACTACATCAAGCACCTGGCGGGATGGACGGAGTACGTTCATTAATCGCATGGTCAAGGTTTAAGTCTAAATCAAAAACTAAATTCATGTTCAAGTTAAAGTCTAGCCtacaaaaaccaaaacaaatacaaatacaaatacaaagtCCAATTTAGATCTGTAGAtttagttcaagttcaagttgtAGCTGGCCGGAAGGCCGCTAAGTGTTTCCGTCTTCTAAATGCCTTCAGGACGTGCTAAACGAATGACTTTAGCGCCACCTCTAATGAGGGCCACTCGTCAGATGGAATTTGCCCAGCTTGAAACCTGATCTCAGGGCAGGTTTTGAATAAAGTCCCGAAACGGCGTATAGTGCGAAGAGCTTTTAAAGGCCGAAAAAATTACTCCGTTTGACGTACGATGGAGCCACTGCTCCGCTTAGCGATTATCACAACCGTCTTACCGACGCACGAGAACTCGCAGCGCCTCAAAAGTGTTTTCTCATCACCGGTCGAACGTACTCGACCAATCTAGCTATCTCGCTTCAGCGCAGCAGCGGGGTCATTTACCGGTAACCCTCCGGAGTACAATAACGACAAAAAAGGAAATCTAAACAACGTACGCGGAATGTGAGAAGTTCTTTCGGACAAGATTATCTGATTGGGAAGCGCTTTCTCTTATTTCACGGTTACAGCTGCATTTATTGCTTGGTAGGGTTAGTGGTGTACATTGGTTCAGTCACGTGTTATGTTCCTTGCTCTCTCTAGTGGTTGGCTTCCCTACTAACTCCTACTATGCGGTCAAATCAAGCACGCTCACCATTGGTCGAACGGCTGAAGCACACTCGGTAAAAGCTCTCGAGTGGCAATAAAGCAAGaaggtgtgtggtgtgtgtgtgtgtagtgAGTGATTACGGCCGGCTCAATGAGCTATTTTTACTCACGCAGGTTAAGTAGATCGTTGCGGGCTATTTTTAGATGCCAGCTGCTGCAAAGCTCCGGTATCGTGGATGTCGTCCAGAATAGCGATGATGCGCCAATTATGCGCGATGGCTGAATAGGAGTATTGTTAGCAATGGCGTTGCTCGCGCCGACAAAATGGCACCGGAAGCTGACGAACAATGCTCCGGGGCTGAACAATGGCCGGACAAATAACAACGGTGGTCTCGGCCGTGCAAAAATGGCGTGGCGCTGATCGGCGTCAAAATGTAAATTGCCGCAATTACCGACTTTCGGTGGCACAGTCGATAGCTTCGAATCCGTCGTGGGTCAGCAGCGTGGGTGCGGGACGTAAAGCTGTGCTAGTATACGGCTGGCGGAGAAAGAGGCAAAAACAAAGCCAAAAAGAGAAGCCGTCTACCGGCTGAATGGCGTTTTCAGCAATTTGTCACACACACAATCAACTCTCACTCTTACCTTCTCGCTAAACAACTTGCACACAAAAAAGCGTCCGTAGACGTAACAATGACCGCACTCTAACACGACCGCACTAGCTTTCAACCTATGGAACATACAATTTGAATCAAATCTTCAAGCAAATCTCACATTCTAAGCTTACAACAATTCACGCACGCGAACACTCAAATCACACTGCTGCCTGCTTTCACGATCCAGATCGAAATGGTCGAATAGCAGTTCTGTAATCCTCAGAAAAGATTGCGAAGCATATTCGGTAGTCGTGATCGGAAGTACGTTTCGTGAAACGACTCGTAAACGATTGTTTATGACTAAGCGTGCATGACTTCATCTCCTTCTTCCTTCCGTCCTTTATCCGCGTTTTCGTGTCTCTACCCGCTTCGGCATTTAGTGAGACGGAAACATCGTCAGGAAATGGCTTTGAAATGTGCTGAATTTTGAAAGTAGCTGAGTATTTGTATACAAGTTTCTTGCTTGCGAGTATGGTACAATATCGAATAGTGAACGTAAGTGAATGatatttgaattattaattTCCTAAAATAGTAGCCATGCTACATCATCCCTTACTAGTTGtacaaaaatttgattaaaattttgaaaaaattttaatcaaatttttgtaGGGTTTTATTTCGCTGAATTTATCTCTGTTATGGAACTATGGAACTCTAAATGACTATGGAAATCTATGGAACTATGAATATCCGAAAATACCAGTGACACGCAACTCTCTTCCAActaatttaacaaaaattttgcgcaacatcTCTAACTAGCTAGGTGTTTTTCTACtccagcaactttgctgaaaactgaACAAACAACCCGTAAATGATCAAAAACTTGTGGATCCTAGAAGCATGATCAACTCCAGAATGAATTCCGAAAACACGATCATGTACGTTCTCCACATTAAAATATCTCTTAACCTGCGAATCCTGAATATCGATCCCCACAGAATGAATTCCGAGGTTCTGATCGTATTCTCTTTCCACAATAACATCCGTTTTGACTTATGAAAACCCTCCAGAATTATGTCCGAAGCACTGTTTTACATaagctaaactaaactaaaatcaTAAATATTTCCGCGAAATATTTATCTGCGCATACAATAAAATTCACATCGACGTGCCCCTCAACACGAGTGAGCCGTCACTCATACTAGTGAGAAGTAGCTCACTCACCTAATACTGCGTGTCAACTGACCGAACTGCGAACAAATGACAAACGTCAAAAGTGGAAAAAGCTTTGATAGCCAAGATGGCTAGTGGAATGCTGCTCGGcgaaatttaacaaaattagtGGATTTCTACCGGCGCTTGACTGTTTTTGTAGGCCAAAATTGAAGGGAAGTGTAAATACAATATGTATCATATCATTGTTGAGTTGATTGGTTCTTTTTCTTTCCAGAAACGGTGGATTTTGTTTGCGTCAACACGGCTGAAAACAACGGAACGGAAAGCTTTGGTAAAAAAATAAGCTAATTTTGGCTATGGTTTCTATTTTTAGGATGATTGGAGATGCTTATTACGAAAATTATATCTACTGGATGACGATGGGAAGAACACTAAAACTATTTATGCCAAAAACTAAATGTATGAAGATGGGAAAATATGTACAAAGGAGCTAACAGAAGAATTTTAACTACAAGCTTAATCTAACGTAGAAACTATAAATAGAAAATCGTGAGTTTTTGAATGAATCAATCTAATCTATACCTAATACTAACACTAAAATTAAGTTAGACGACAGGCGCGTACTAataactaatatttacaatatttacacagGTTTTTACAAGGGAAGTGAATCTTCAACCTTGTTTGTGCTTTTCGTTTTTCCCATTAAGGTGTTTTTGGTGGAATTCGTTCATCGAAGACACTTAGTTGTTCTTTGTAGAAGATACATAGCTCGTAAAGTAATCGTCcatccaaatttccaacgtGAGGTTGGGAATTGGTTTTCAGTTGACGACTTGATTCCAACTTTCGAGCTATAATAAGaaagtcgataaagaagggtaatcaATTGCTACTGATTTAAATCGAAGTCATTGCCTATGAGCTCGCTTCAATTCGTGCTGCTGCACTACTTAATTCAGGTCATAGCCCAAGCTCCTTCTGATGCTTCACGATTAATTCACCCTTAAGGCCGGTCGCCTTCCTTATACTACTCTTGTTGGCTCATAGTCGGTTCCCCTAAAAATCAATGACCGTTTTCCTGCAAGTGTTTTTCTTGAAGTTGGTCCCTCACCAGGTGGATACATAGCTTAAAAATTTCAAGCGGTCGCTTTTGGCAAAACACAATCACGACCTTGGAGGTATTTTTGCTGAATTACAGTACTTTGTTGTTCCGAAGAAGTTCATAGCCGGGGAGTAATTTGTATTTTTGGGCGCTCCGAAGAGGTTTCATTAGTTGCGAATTCGTAACTTTCGTTACCCCGAAGGGCTACATAgctgaaaaatttaattttacttcGATAAATGCACCTTTTTCAGGTGATTGCCGTAAAACACGCCAAGTCGTTTGCCATTTTGGTCCTCAAGCTCGTAGCAGTGTTTCCCTAGTATTTTCCTGACTACGGCGAGTTCAAATTTTGGCGCTAGTTTCGAACAGAAACCTTTCGCTTTGTCCGACAGCTCAAAGTTTCGTTTCAAAACCGTCTCCCCAGTCGTGTAAGTCGGGCAATCTGGGTTCGATCTCAGGTTGTACTGCTTTTTGTGTCGATCATACGCTTTTGCCAATTGATCTTTGATCTCATCGAACAACTTTTGCCTCCTACCCCTCACCGGTTCATCACGCGACTTATCCGTTTCCGCCTGTTCCCGTATTCTTGTGTATTCCTGACCGTCAGATATCATTTCTCTACCAAAAACCACGAAGTACGGCGTGTACTTGGTCGACTCATGCACGGCACTTCTAATTGCGCATGCTATAGTTTGTAAATCATCTGCCCAGTCTTTGTGTTGTTTTATTGTCGCGCGAATGGCTGTAGTTATTACCCGGTTGACCCGTTCAGTGTTATTCACTTGCGGGTGGTACGCTGGGGTGAGCCAGTGGTTCACGTTGAACTCTGCTAACAGTTCCCGAAAACCTTTTGATGTGAACTGAGTCCCGTTATCAGTCAAAATTATTTCTGGTACTCCGAAAAGCAGAAATATCATATTTTTGACGAATTCAACTAACGAGTTAGCTTTGGCCTCTCTAAATGGTTGAACCAATACAAATTTACTGAAAACGTCAGTTGCAACTAGCAGACACGTGTGACGGCCTACCCGAAGCTGGTAATGGACCAACATAGTCGAGTGTGACAAATTGCCAAGGGTACTCCACAAATTCCTTCTGAGCTCCCATTGGCGGCGTGGCGTTTATGTTTCCAGCTTTCGAGGTTTGGCATTTCAAACATTCGCGGcaatattttttgacgtaggactacgtctttgtttactatactgggactgggtagcactttgtaaaaacgagaaatagaagtgtaacgtttgaatgaaatatttcaaacgctaatagctactatactactgaacgaaacataacagttaatatgtcgttggatagataaaatgtccagcaattttatagtaacatactaataataattttttatacgctaaatagtgaaaatgtgtgtaaagattcaaggtcgaatttttccatacatttcccttgttatcgcctagcttcacaggcacggacgacaattagatacaccaaaggatttggatccaaatgataaccttgagaccactttgtaagccacaccccttttccaatccaatcggcaacatcgatggctattgacggcaacaccggtcccaaagacaagcgtcggataatcattcgagcagcagcagcaattgatctggtttcccccaccacctcactagcttacaagcagcagcggcagtgccagtgactataaaatggtactcttggttcgccgtctgttcattcatcgcacaatcgcactgacggacggtcagtatttaccatcgacggctattggtggcgaaagcaacgacatttggcggcaaataccagcgatcggagccaacaacgatagcaatcgggaggtaacgatagcatttttggcggctattggaggcaaatccaaggacctttgcggcatctaatgtcattttcgatgacaattcgaggcacccaatggcattttggcggttattttcgcaaaccaacagcaaatggaagcaaatcgactgacgggcagcagcaaattcagcagtaggccgttgtggtcttaaacagttcttataagaactagagtaattgaagaaagaaaagaattttcttcacttttctaaatggttaacgtttcaacgttccatggaaaatgcttgctcattcagcgtcggataatcattcgagcagcagcagcaattgatctggtttcccccaccacctcactagcttacaagcagcagcggcagtgccagtgactataaaatggtactcttggttcgccgtctgctcattcatcgcacaatcgcactgacggacggtcagcatttaccatcgacagctattggtggcgaaaccaacggcatttagcggcaagaccggttattggtggcaacaccgattgttgactgcactgaagaggttgatgttacttgtaaccaatggcccttttaagggccgcaaactaattaaatgaagcataatcagaatttatctcaaatgtgcaaaatggttttgattattatttgtaaccaacggccagaaactatttgaaggaagttggttcaaatatcaaactacgcataacatatttattacaatgatctgtgggctggccattcattgctatttcaacctttgtgaaatacagtagtgatttgttaaagaattcgctatgtctaaatggttgcaggcgttatatttacgtaaccaccgtaaacgtattcgtgaacaagtggctggtgtagtaactgaaccaaggatatccttaacaggagcagagcgtactagattatcacgcaaacgaaagcgtgagagtgcttctagttcggcaggtgaagttgcaagtttgtcgcacgaagaggcatcacccgcagatatcaatccatcgcataccgttataattccgtcacatgaaatgacaggtaagcatatttatagaaaattatcgcatgctatttgagctgtttagaaagaagttcataataaatttcgtagcgaaattacaaaaatacactacaactcagtgcattgatggcaacaaatgtttgtttattcgtgaatctaaaattgaatctaaaatttcaacttaaattagTTGTGAAAATCTGGTGAATAGTTAAATTACATAGTGGATCGTGAAACAATGTTCAAACTATCTCTGCTCTCTTTACTCTATTTACTGCTAAATTGCTAGGGAATAGTAGGGAAGTGAACTGCTTGTATCCTCATGACTCAAGAAATGCACCGATTTTATTGTCCAGTCCCAGATATACCTGGCTGAGCTTCTATCAAGCAGTTATTAATAATTGTGTAAGACAGATTATCTAGTTTGGCATATTATTTAGTATCAATGGCAATTTCATTCTTACTATTTATTATTTGTGAAGATATCTTATATCACATTATACTAAGTTTGAAACGGTTGAGTGCTTTAAAGAAAGGgatgaaattgattcaaatgtAAATTGGGTAACATGATCATCTAAAAGCggtatttttgttttcggttcgCTCAGTACATGCTAAATCATTGTCAGTATTATATACCTTCGGGAATCTCTCATCATCGCGTTGCCCCAATGTGAAATATCAAACGCCTAATGAAAATTGCCATAATTTGCATTCCATATCCCACGCAACCACAGAATTGGATATAAATAACCTAAAGGTTAAAGAATTTAAATAACCTTTAACATTTTAGACTCagtaccacagaacagaagtggaagttaaaatcaaaactcgtaactccaaccttttacagatactagcgaacctggcggtggaaagtggctttttacacggaaaatttactacacagttttccaactttagactagctgacccaaagcaaagttgccagaactATTCTATGAAATTCTTGtacggaaatggcaaaaaggtgttaataatctttatgctcacgcgaccaaaccaacaaaaactcaatcatgcatgtatcaatttagttatatagaagtgaagaattttctaggaatctcaaaaacagtgcattggTAACAATGATTTACATTCGTCtaacataaaacttcacttttcggGCGAGAAACAGATGATGCCGCTACAAAAGTTAAGTTTGCTGCTACGGAAATATCGTATTAATCATTCTTTTACAAGCACACTAGCCGCACACtagcataaaagtgatccagaTGTGTTGACTTCAcctatttttttcgaaaacgtcaaagttgccaccgtgtgatcaaaattaggtgttttttcatctctcaaacatgctaatgtagttgccgctagccgcaggtgatcaataataaaaatcaaaatctataccaacgcgacttttgattttactcctgttttatacgttacaccagttacgcatatcgttggaagtttagcatagagattgctgacaagaatattacgcacacatcgccgcgtatacgtatacgcgatttgtttgcatctggagtttttttttcgttgcaaagTGTTTCCCGATGCATAAAAACCATcaatacagtcgcacatcaacaattcttacataaaatttgtttaagatcacaagccgcatgttgattttgattctcgtctcgatgatacattttgaaaattcataacacttttctttctggcattcttgccaactcgtctaaatgctcCAGTCTTGCCACTAGGGACTGGTGAGGCTGTCAGATTCTACATATGGTCCGTAtagcatttatcagttttggttttgctcccacttgctggttggaagtattaaacaggaagcaattaaacactgtatttttattacaattttactattattagctgttgtctccgttatgaaattcaactagtcgaaccaactgaatctgtcagttcgctcagtcaaaccaaaacaacaacaaaagttgggtattttaatccccCTGTGTCTTGTCTAATTTGCCTGGACAGTgggtaaagtgatgaaatatgtagttatgaattcttttttttacgatattcctaatttaaaaagtttttgtatagttgtcttctgtaagctatttcaatttattgcttcttataaattcaaatgatttgctcccgttgtacaatgcatgtcgtttgattccccaattaatttgtattatcgGTCCATCTAAACGAAAGCATCATCAAAAACAACCCAAATTTTGAGCTTgctctttttcatccattttcaatccgaacttcattttctttgcctcgcttgaaagttatgacccaaaactgacacccaaggtaaatttcggagtattttgttgactaatggccgctTCAGCGTCGGCTGCGGAACATCTACCACTTGtctccggggacatttttgtattttgagataattcattttgcagcacatcaaatcacatcggcttggcaaaataacactaatggaactacccggtacttgggggcaattttgaattttaggatgattcatCTTGCGGAACGTCAAACCACATCACCTTAGTCTTATGGTatgactattgaaagtataataaagacattttgaaggcaaatggtcaCATAAGCATCGGTTCTGGGaatatccggtacctggttcggcggataattttttgtgccttctgttAGGCTCAAGCTTCATGCGGAACATCGAATCACATCGCTTTGATAAAATGAAattgatggaagtacaatggtgtCAAATAACCACTCCCGTGTCAGTCGTGGGACCCGGATTTAGTGGCCCATTGATGATTTAAGGGTACATAAGGTATttaatttataatgaaccgtaaaacgggatGATTCagcacaaagcaaagcaaagccatgggtataaacttcGTCTTGagaatttgacccttctttatcgacagacttcgcagccggttattagagtacaggataattacggggttagtgcaacgatcctacgataatttgcgcaatgctgtcaattctatttttagaacgagaaatagttttgcaatgctttttcagtcgcttaatcaacgtgttatcaacctttatgcagccaaaaaataatctatgtttaaattttaaaaagaataggacgcgtcatatttattttgcaatggcgtcgtatgctatgttttaatttttgaataacttgaattcgtatatgcaagctaattaaaattgcatgtcgtcatctttcgggaattgaaccgccatcttctgattcATAAGctctcaccgtatgatccgccccatctgcatctgcagaacagacagtgaaactatctttacacttgagacagttgataatgtcgataaatgacatatatttttgctgccagtctaattgcgaaactctatg contains these protein-coding regions:
- the LOC128745494 gene encoding uncharacterized protein LOC128745494, whose translation is MIFLLFGVPEIILTDNGTQFTSKGFRELLAEFNVNHWLTPAYHPQVNNTERVNRVITTAIRATIKQHKDWADDLQTIACAIRSAVHESTKYTPYFVVFGREMISDGQEYTRIREQAETDKSRDEPVRGRRQKLFDEIKDQLAKAYDRHKKQYNLRSNPDCPTYTTGETVLKRNFELSDKAKGFCSKLAPKFELAVVRKILGKHCYELEDQNGKRLGVFYGNHLKKVHLSK